The segment AAAGCCTTTCAAGAAAATATGGTGTTAATAAAAGTCATGATATCTGAGCCTAAAGTACTTGAAAAAGATCCATTCTGTTGCTTACAACAACAAAACCTGCAATAGGTAGCTCCAAACAACAAAAATTCTTCAGTCTTCCAACACACCTTGACAAACTCCACCTTGACCTTGCTGCCCCTGAGAGGACTCTCCTGCCCCCCCACCATGAGAGTGTTGCCTGCCACTGTGAATGGCACATATTCATCATGGGCTACACCTCGCCCAACACGCAAGAAGATGTCCAGGGCAGGGACCACTGTGAGTTCACCGTTCATCACCACATCAAATACCTGAAGACAATGCAATGATAAGAATCCACATGAGTAATAACTGAGGGTGTCAGATATATCTAAGAACCAAAGTtatgctttttctttatttaataacAATCACGAACTTAAATTGAACTTCATATGATCATAAAAGGTATGCAATCATGGAAAACTTATTACATGTTAAATCCAACTGCTAGATATAGCATGTGTTTAACAGACACATTCCTGGATTTCTAGTAGACCGCCCTGAACAAAATATACCCTGCTAAGACTGTCTGAAGAACAGTGCTGGATTTAGGCACAGGTTAAAAAAGCTTGGAGCCTCATGATTAGTAAGGGATTCATAAAATCTCAGCCTTACAATGTACACACCTCTTCTGAGCAAGAAAGATGAATCCAAACCCCTTCTGAAGACTAGATTTAAAAGCTCTCAGTTCAACTTCACAATTTACTGTTACACGTATAGTTAACCTATATCAGCACACACTATTATTAGGTATATGTGAATTAGAGTTGGTGTTGTATATTCCCTTATGGGGCATTTAGTGTTACTGTTGATGGATAGAACTCTCCTCTAGACCTCTTAACCAGGGGCATCATCACAAAAATGAGCCTAGATACGATGCCCCCTCATTTTTCTGAGGTGCCCAAGTTCTCAGAATGAAATATTAAAAATATTGTTTATAATAAAGCACATAcataatttttttccattttgaaGAAACCGTTGCAACACTGTGACATCACTGGTGAAACATTTTGATTAGGGGATCAAGTTGTTTTTGGTTTAGGGTCTCACCAATTCTAAATCTGACACTGTTATGGAATAATTTTGCTTAGTAATGATGGGATTAGTCTTTAAAGAAATCCATAAACCAATAAAATCTCAGCTTATGTAATCAGTTTACCTTTTGGTCCGGTGCATTAAAGTAAACCTCAGAGAACTTCAAGACAAGAACGTATTCTCCGTCACCTTTCAATGGAATTTCATATCCAAAGGTTGAATGGTGGTATCTTTCAGTCTGATACAACACCTGTAACAAAACAATACTGGTAGAAGTACAAATAGTTTAGGAAtaggaaagaatatataaaaaaaaaactcaatcatTTGATTGATCAGAAACTGAgcaatccccccccccaaaaaaaaaaaaaaaataaataaataaataaataaataaatttatgttatttcactTTTGCTCACCTGATCTCCAGGGGGCACTCTGCCAATAACTAGCTGTTTGCCAAAGTCAGATGCCGTCCCCACCTTGCCAGTCAAAGGGTCTTTCTCATACCTCACACCATATACATCAATGTGAGCTTCCCCTCCTGCGGTGCAAGGTAGAGTATGTACTTCATTAAAATTTTATCTTCTCAATATAACAATAAACTTTAAAAATCTATATCATGGTATTCTTTTATTAGATTATTCTTTAAGTGCATACAAAGAACACATTGATGAAAAAATTAGCTGTAATTTATTCATATGTGCTACATACTCCATTTCTATGGAAGCCTCATGACAAGGCATGCATGACACCAAGGATTTACTGATTTGCCATAGTAGGGTGATCATGCCTTAAAATTGCACACACATTTGTGGTATCATGTTTATATCTTTCAAGTTCCTCAAGCATTATTTCATTAATGAGAATATTGAGTTAAGTTGTGGCCAATTTTTAATAATTTACACTATGGTCATCTATATCCCACAATATGATATATACTAATGTTGTATCTACATCACAATGCATAATATAAATATTCACtcataatacataaaaaaaaagtcaaccaTACTTTTATAGGTTCATGAATAAGTAAGTATGTACACCTGACAAAAAATGGTGTATCTTGCACAATGATGCATATTCATCCTGCTGCTAGAGGCACAAGTAAAGAGTCAAGTGACAATATTAGTTGCAAGAAATGTGTGGCTGCTTCTCCAAGCATGAGGTGCAACAGTGCTTGTAGTTATTGAACcaaattttttttagtttttcttaaATGAACACATTCTCAAATTCCTGTCATAACCAATGAGCTCTGTCACTATTTCTTGGTAAAACAATAAGGCTTGTTTCATATCTACGTACATGTACATTAAGAAGAATCCTTTAAATTCTATAAAAAAGTAAGTGAACCTAAGTATAACTATATATAGTtattttcattccatctgtccactcatgACTGTAGATGTGGCACAGGCACACTATTTTCTTCATTGATACGTATGAATGTTTTTGTATACAAAGAACCCTCAAGCCGTCTTATGTAGACAACAAACATGatgatttgcatcgataatataccatacaagcacagacaAGCTTGTATCGAGCAGTTTAAACCTTATAGTCAGCTCATACTCAAATGATCTATGGCCTTTCAAATACCTAGAATTCATAATTCATCTCATTTTAGGTACATAAAAAGACACCTGGCTCTGCAAGTGcttatacataaggaattttgaaaTTTATTACATGTAAATAGCATAGGCCATAGATTTTTTTAGTATGATTTGACAttactgtttgatacaagcttgtctttcatgTGCTTATATGGTATATTATCAATGCAAATTgccatgtttgggatttataaggAGTGAGGGTCTTTTTGTATACAaagacattcaaatatattattgaaaaattagCTAGGATATCtctcacaacagttgattttcatgtATTCATGAACTAGAACAGCACAGGTGCCACTATCAAAATTTCCACTTTGTTGATGGACATATGAAATGAAACCGACTAGCACAACGACCAAAGATGCAGACAAAGACTCCAAAGGCCTTAATTGTGAGGTAGATTTAGGTTCAGCGCTACAATGCCCACCTCATGCCTTTGAATCCCAGGTTGGATTATTAGGAAAAAGATTTATTCTCCCAAACAGATCAATTTCTCATATATTTTGAGATGTGACCCCATGGCAGCATCCTCTGGTAGGAAAAGAAATTGGgatttattttccctcatttccatATTATCAGACCTCACTTACTCTATGTACAACCTTgatcattattttctgctttttcttgaaAAATCAGTAGGCTAAACCAGCCAGTGGCAACAAAGTGGTCACATGATTTGTTGTGGCCTACTATAGTTTCACATAATAAATACCAACTAATAAATCCTATATGAAGTGATCTACTTGCCTTTCCACCTCAAATATGGGTTCACCAAACTCTGACCATCCCAGAaactatatttatatctatctatctatcaccgtGCCTCTGCTGGCTAATATACATTGCCACAATCAATAGGAAAAAGTTGCTCATTAAATAGGGTTAGCATGTTAGTTTGTTGGGGCTGGGTTATTAATGCTGTAGTACTATAGTGCTTATTTGGTGGTGCTAGGCTACTAATTAAGTAGGGTTTGGTTACTATCTATATTAGCTTTCCTTTAATGTGGCAAGCTTGCATGATGGAGACTTCATTTGATTTGCTGAATGGAAtgcatctcatcatcatcattatcttctgttTAACTTCAACTTTTCCCATAATCTCATGAGATTAGATGGCTGATATGTTATTGTTATGCACGTAATCATTTGAAAGCTGTATTAGAGCAAACCCTTGCTTTAACATGCCAATTAGGTGGAAGGGGGTGACGTTCAGTCATATCCAAGGGATCCAAACTTATCCCACATAACGAACTTGGATAATTATGAGAGCTGAAAGTTTGCTATGCCCAACCATTTCCGTATATAACAACGTTTGTGATGAAGAGGCAAACTGATGCTTTTGGTAATGAGTGTCTTCACAGAATTATGGGGTATCACTGGAATAACTTGGTCAAATCAGTGACTGCTCTGTGAGATTGAATTGATGCCTATCACCTGAAAAGTCTATGAATGCCAACTCTGActatatgggcatgtggcacaCAACCCAGATATCAACCCTTCTCATCAGGTTGTTTTTGTAAGAGACAACCTTGAGcagacatggggcgattacttatgttatgtaatcgattacgaaTTTACGATtgcgattacttcatattttcatgattacgattacgattacaataaaattaggtgtaatcaattacaattacgattacatgatgtattaatcgtgattacaggaaggactgaaaggtaaacttgcaaatttcatacacatgtaccgtactaaatatttaattggttgaattgctacagatatttagagtacatacttgctgtacaagaaactattaactaaaactGCTAATGTAATCGCCAAAGTAATCACAATTACGATTACATTTATAATGtattcgattacgattacgattacttaaaaaaataagagggtaatcgattaTGATTACGATCACTTGAAAAACTGGAATCGATTGTAATCAATTACGATTACCCAATGTCTGGCCTTGAGTAGAGGGGCCTTAAGTAGTGCTCACCAAGCTTATGGCTAGAGCAAGTTGATGGATCTTGCTGGAAAATACAAAGTGGCAGAAAGCACTAATGCTTGCATACATACCATTTAGTGAATCGGGTGGAAGGGGCGGAGCCTCCTGAACACAGATTTGTCTTTGAAAACAACAGTATTATTACATAGTATGGATTCAGTTCTTCAGTCAGGGTTGGTAAGTTTGAAAACTGGTCATAACAAAACTCCTAATAttcaaagaaaaagaagggtaaATTCATTCCAAGAATATACtatcaatactaatactaatatacTAAACTAAATGTCTTAAGAACAAACAAATATAATCTTTCCCTGCTATGATGTCCTATTTCTTATCATAATTAATGACCAAATCAAAGGAAAACTCGACATTATAAATTCAGTGAGCTGTTAAATGTTTTTGATACATTTGAATGTGGCACTGTTCAGCAAAACCAGTGCCTCATTCTTACATATGTTGTAAATTGGCTATAATTAGTGCTGGCGTGTCTGCTATCTGACTCTCTATTTTATTTTGCTCTCCCTCGCACGCTGGGAGTCATCCAAGATGCCAGCCCCGTCCCCAGCAGCGCCGACCCGTGCAGGCCGTGCACGGCGGAC is part of the Eriocheir sinensis breed Jianghai 21 chromosome 25, ASM2467909v1, whole genome shotgun sequence genome and harbors:
- the LOC127003295 gene encoding malectin-A-like, whose product is MGPHTLPCSLLLLLSFLCSASGLGEVIYAVNAGGEAHIDVYGVRYEKDPLTGKVGTASDFGKQLVIGRVPPGDQVLYQTERYHHSTFGYEIPLKGDGEYVLVLKFSEVYFNAPDQKVFDVVMNGELTVVPALDIFLRVGRGVAHDEYVPFTVAGNTLMVGGQESPLRGSKVKVEFVKGYKDNPKVNAIFVIKGRLDDVPKLPPLPREEELDSEVEEPRQSATLQNTNTNQNSKQQQSAKRRPSGPRTPDPYAADDTSSMLPVFVAIGAAIPILFCLCKL